Genomic window (Mya arenaria isolate MELC-2E11 chromosome 16, ASM2691426v1):
TTTGCGAAATGCAATGTTGGTGACTTGGTAAATGGTGCAAATTTGAAGGTAAAGTGCTTATCCGTTGCTTTTAAACGTCCACACATATTTTCATCTTTCAGTTGAAACACTGgccctttgaaaattgtgtttGGATCGTAGGAACTCTTGTCAAATTGAGATCCAAAGTCATTTGAAACGAAGAGTATTTCGTTATCTTTAGTTTGGGAAATCACGCCTGGGTGAGGCAAAAAGTGTTTTCCTGTATAGAAACGCTCCTTGGAATTCCTAACAACATGGATATACACtcttttttgacaaaagataGGAATACAAGCATGGCCATTTTTTAGAACTATTGTAGATGTGTATCCAAGATACGTAAGGGTATGCGGATCTTGTACGTATGTATTAATTGCCACATCCCCTCCGTCGTAAGCCTCTTTTAATGACAAATCTGTATAGACTGAAACCGATACAAAACAAGCCCCCGCTCTTGGTTCTCGAATAACTGTTGTTTCATATATTGGCACACTATGATCACAATTTGTATATCCAATAATCTTgcgttcaactctttcattaaATTGAGACAGACGCGGTATATCGCGAGGGTGATAGTCAACAACATACGTTCCAGCTCCCAACAGTTTTCTTCCTCCGATATTTGTAATTTCCTTTCGCATTTTTGCAATTTCAACCCAAGTACCCTTATTACTATCATATGTCCACAATGCCAATAACGGATCACCGTTTTCGTCTACCGGCACATCAAATAAGGAAGCGTCGAGTGAAAACTTAAGTGGTTTATTAACTGAGAGGTCTGTTCCATTTTCGTCTGTCATGCCAAGCTGGAACATTCCAAATGTCTTCAGGGGAACCTTACTGCCATCAGGAGCTTCACTTTCAAATTCACCATTAGCCGCTTCAATGTCGTTTCGTTTTCGTGGATCAACAAAGTGTAATGCTGCCTGAACTTTTCCTTTGAACGGTTTCCCATCAGGGGTGACAATGGAATTTGGCTGGATTGCCAGTTTTGCTGCAGGAGGCAAGTCAGCACTTCCTCCAAGATGTATCTCAGTACCGTTGTCTGCATGAAATGGAAGAGGAGTTGGTTTCGGTGGAACGACAATTGTGGCAAATGTAGTAGATCCTTccttaatttgtattatttttgtaacatcAGCAAACTTTTTAAAAGTCTCATCATGAAATGTTGCGACTATTCGACGTATGCCTTTCGAAAGTTCGAACTTAAAAAAGCCGGCCATTGACGTTTGAGCAAATATTTTCCCATTGATGATGATTTCACCGAGTTGCAGTGGAACCTCTATGCCATCTATTCTTCCAAACGCCCTTCCAGTAACAACCGACTTAAAAAAGCATTGTTTACACTCGCATGAGGTTATGGTTGTCGTTATGTAACTGAATCCTTCACATAAGATTCGTACTTGTTGAACATCCTTAGCAGAACAACAATGATGTGGCCAGTAATCGCTACAGGAGCCATTATCGTGCAATGTAGATGTCATGCAGTTAACACTTCCACACGTCCTGACATCAACAACAGTAGCATTGTTACTTTCGGCGACGCATCCGGTAGGTAAAGTTTCAAGTTTGGAAAGAGGCATGCCGCAAGTATCGGATGCGTTGGCTAGAAAATATGTTATGATATGTAGATCGTTAACATGGAACTTACTATGTCGATAGATTCAAGAACAAAGTGATTTGtgtattcatattaaataacgTTGAATCACTTAGCCTCATTAgtacacatgtgtatatagTAACTTTCTACTTGATATAATGAGAAAACTTTGTGTGAATTCATactcatgaaatataatttgatgAAAGTCAAACCGCTACGTTACAACAGTCAAGACGATTTCTTGTATTAAATTATGAGCCGTACTACATTTCCGACCTAGCTTTCACAAACTGTAGTTAAtcaactgattttttttgttgaaaatgattATTGTGTTAGAGCTATTTTcctattaaattgaaattgatatacTTCTGGTATTTTATCTTTACATAgtgttgaataataaacaactttaaacaataCTGTTGGCGCTATGTGCATTATTGGTGAATCTGTTAGTGTAACGATCATTTTTCAACGACCACGTGGTGAAATTCAAGATTTCGCCATTACTTAGAATATGTTCTGATTGAAAGTACATGAATCGTAAAACTCTTCTTTCGGAACGAAGGATCGGTTAGACGATATATGCGTGTGCTTTATGTCTTTTACGAGCTTGTTTGCGTTTATTGATGTACAGAGAGTTTGCTTTCAGAAACGTGTTTGGGAAATATCGTTTTAATAAAAGGATAATCATTGTTACAAAGCTGTCTATATTTATTATAAGAATTTAGGTATTTCTTTTTCGGATTCACGAAAAAtatctgtttttttatgtttacaacgCTATACCATATATTTAGAAGAAATAAAGACATATATGCTTGATTTTAAGAAAGTTTTCAGTTATAATTCGCTATACAATTGTATGTTAGCCATTCATATAATAGGCGATATAAACTACGCTACCTGTTATAGTAACATCGATGTTATGAGACTGCGAAATTCCAGCGTCAGTCTCTGTACTGCATTTATATTTCCCCGAGTCTTCTATCTTTGCATCTTCAATAGCAAGTGTTCCATTCATTCCAACGTTGCCAAGTTCCATTTCGTCTTTGTACCTAGTAATTGCAGATGAACACTTTCGACAATGGCAATACTCAAATCTAGTTCAAGTaagtttttcaataataaagCTACAAATCCCTTATCTGACTGTAGAGTTAATGATTCAGATATCTTCATTCGCTTTGTCTGCAGCAGACAAAATATTGATGTGTATATTGCAAGAACTGTTGATATCAATATTGCACCTTGCTCGGATCAGCACGATTATCTAATGTAATACGATTTAAGATGTTTGAAGTTACAAGTAAAATCTTGTATTGAAACAGAACCTATGAACACACTAAAAACAGACCCATCCGTACATGTACGTATTTACCATTTGTAATTAGAAGGCGAGGGTTTCCCATTCGCTTTGCAACATAAAACCAGGTTTTGTCCAGCCATCCTTATTTTTGCCTCAGGAAGCACATTAAACACTGGTGGAACTGTTAGGAATTTTAATTACTTGTAGTTATTGGTGTAATGTCAGTTATTAATCACAGAAGAAGAACATGGCAACGGTAACATTCTTTCGAAAGCAAATTGCCATCAATTGTTCCCAAATAAGTGGTTTACgtcaaattttattataaataaagcaaatatacaAGCCGTAATAACTTGatgtataatatacatttaGTCTTTTAGTCACATTTTCTACATATTGGTAATTAGAAAgccaatacattttaaatgttaaatttgtgTATTTGGTCAATACGTAGCAACATTAAACAGTACAGTTAATCAGATGACTACCGTATTTGGGGTTTTGTTAATTAGGATACGTACACACATATTCAGAGTGTATCCGTCTGTAAGTATAAATGTAccgtaaaaaataataagtttatcATTCAAATCTAAACATAAAGTAGCCATTTATGCTTTTCCGATTTTCAACTGCAAACTAATTACTcatctttttcaaatattgacaccatttaataacaaacattaaattatatcGTAGGTACTAAAtttattctaaattaaatttctgCTCTAATGTCCAATGCAAATTGATATAAATTCAATGATAGCCAAATCAATTATTGAGGTAGTTTCTCTGTATGCCACCAAAAAGCTCAAGGGGATATCAACCGACATGataattgcccccccccccttaataAACACTAACTTTATTACACTAATTATGTTACCGTAAACTTCAAGCCTGAAATTAGGAAGCGTCCAGTGCGTAGCGTTGACTTCTATTGGGGTAATATGGGCATCAGCGCAATGTTCGGCTGTTATGAACACCCTCTCGTTCATCAAGCACACACCGCTTATTTCAAACAAACCAAACTCATCCGTTGTCGCGAGCGGGCTGTACATACTAGATTCTAAATAAATACCAGCATTTTTCACGGTTTCGTTATTGTCATTCAAGGCCTGGCCATAGAGTGTCAAGCTTGAACACTCGCAAAGTTTGCAGTCTTGCGATCTATGTGCTCCAGCCGGACACGTTGCATTGCAATCTGAaagaaattaatacaataatggGTTTCCGATAATCAGTTTATAAACAAGAAATgcttacatttttgtttttttattgtgacgTTAGTCGTTGACCTTTAAGTTAGTCCGGACGCCTGAGGCAACCTGCTCTTTCAAATGGATTAAGTGGAGCAGTTCGTCGGGTTACCCGATTTTTGTGTGCGGAGaacgaaataaaaaagaataaatatgaaatatttacttgGTTATTCCTTGGTAATTCAAAGTAAAATTTacttttcatttgtttcaatcaGCAAACAGACGTACAATAAGGATCAAACTTTAAGCCATTGCGTTTTAAAAAGTACTTTAAATTACTGAAAACGCCAAAGAGCAATGCCGTAAACGGCttttttgccccccccccccccccccctacgactacttatgtacatgtagacGTTCATTTGACCGTAAGTCAATCCCGATGCATTATTGTAATCCCGCCATAACAAAAAGCGCTGCGCTATCATTCAGTGACGTAATCTGAAATGACGCGACGATGACATATCGACGAATGTGCATGTTGTTAcctttttttcataaaaatgctaaatattaCCTAGTTTTGTCGAACGGTACTTTCACAGTTGAAAAGCGTAATAAATTAGTGAAAGCAAGAAAcgatatgtttaattaaaaaccGCTTAGTTATAAGAACATTACTGAAACATTAGCATGGCTATCAGTTTGTTTTCCTCATCACGAATCTTCTATGAGTGTTACTGTATGCTccataaaaataatgacaaaaatatgcattaaaattgataaagtatAATTTACCAGTTTctgtctttgttttttatattacgATTTTATTTGGAATTTTGATATCATCTATCTAACGACATTGTACTATCAttacatatttgatatgaaatgtcaaaatgaaatttaaacataacaaaacaaaggcATCAGATGTTAAATCATACCTCATTATTACAAAGACATATGACAGTGGCTTACGGGTGCattaaatacaatgtaataaCATGATTGCATTGTTTGTTTCTCTTGAAAACGTGGCCTACTAAATGCCTAGAGTGGCCATTAGTTGTTTTACCAAGGTAACCCTGCTCGCTTCCGTTAGAAAAGGGTTTATGTGTGCATAAGATAAAGTGTACCTGGACATTTGTAGTCAGCACATAATCTCGTTTGCGTCGAGTTTCCGGTACAGACTTTACCGCCGTTAGCAGGCGCTGGCTGCGTACATGTGCGAGTTCTCTGCTGGGACCCTGTCCCACATGTCTTTGAACATGAGCCCCAATCACCCCAGAAAGCCCATTTACCCTCTACCGGCTCTGTAAAGAAACAAATCGCAAAAtcattattacatcatttgtaACGATTGGAGGTgaaatcatttttcattgataatttcattttcggCTGAACTAATTCTCTATATAAGTGCATACATAGTCACTGCCAAATTAAAACCATATACAGTTCAAACAAAacgttaacattttaaaaatgtaccgTCTTACCTGTGCAGTCAGTTAGAAAGCATTCTTTATGTTCCGACATTTCCCCGTCACAGTCTTGGTCTAATGGATCATCCTTATGGCACTGACGTGTTCGAAAGGTGAAACCATGTCCACATGTTCTGCTGCAGCCCGTCCATGACTCCCATTGTGTTAGACGACCGCAGCCAGTACTGCCGACGTCTGtgaaatatattcaatggtAAAAGTTTCCATCCATTACCACACATACtgaatacacaaatacacattgAAGGGACGATAACTGAACATGGAAATATATCTGCAATGCAAGTGTATATAACAAATATGCACGAAACCTCATCATGTTATAAAAACCATGTACAAACAATTCAGAAATGTATCTATTAATCTGGTAGAGaaattaaaacgtgtatttttattttagtagaATCAGGTGTCTATAATATTAAACTCTTACCAGATAATAATAGTTCGCTAACTTTGGTTGAAACGCTTTGCAGTTCATTCCAATTAGACGCATCAACAACTCTCGATTCATTTTTAGTAAGATCTACAAAGCTGTCTCGTGCATTTTGGCCCGCCATGTTAATGACAAAAACTTGAACTTTTTTCCGTTCAATTGCCTTCACGGTTTCTTCATTAAGAGTTGCATTTGCAAACCCAGAGTGCGAAAGGATTAATAGGGTATTTGAGACGCAAATTCTGTCTCCATTCGTAGTCTTAAAAGCTTCATATATCGTGGTGTTTATTGCTTTTTCGAGTGGGCCATTTCCAGTACTATACCACATATACAGAATGGCTTGTTTCATATCACGAATATTCGAGTACATGTCGAGAGTAAACTGGCTATATGTATTTTGGCCAAACGTGAACAGACCAATGCGAACATTAGGATCAAATAACCTCTCTGTGACCGCTGATGCAAATCTCTTCTCTTCATCAAAATTGTGCGATCGTCCATTATCAGTTGAATCCAAAAGAAGAACAACATCTACAGAAATTGCTAAAACGTGAAATAAATTAGGATAGTGTAAAAGTAATACAAATTGGTTAATCCAATGTGGTGACAAAGAAATGCGAATATATGCTTTGAAACTATacgtaattatttatataattaaatttaagcATTCTACAATGGCACAGCAACGTTACAATgattaaatgtataatgttttaagtGACTTTGACAATATGTAACCTGCATATTATTTCAACGATATTTCAGGTTGAACCTTTATCGAAAAACTAAACATATAATGAATATGCAGGTAACATTGATTGCATTGATATCATTGTTACCAATATCCTAGTGCAATTAAGTGTCTCACCTTTTTGTCCCAACACATCATTcccaaacaaaatgaaaacagcaCATAGACAAATAGTGAGGTGAAACGTTCCCATTTTGCACAATAAATGTGTCGCGGTATCGTTTACATTTCGTTTATATCTTAAAAGAAACGCAATCAAAGTAGCTACTGATAACAAATTGTACGATCCCGGCAACCCGttgatgttaaataaaaaaactactttttaaaatattagcGAACTATATTTCTGTCAGATAGTGTGTATAAGATATGACTTTCATTTggtaatttataaacattttaattccaATTTCACAGGAAAGTACACAATTTATTTGATGCACTTATACCAATATTTCACTTTATCTCAGATCATTAATAACCATTTGTGATACAAGGAACTGAATTGAATAAACTAGTTTACCCAATTTTATTAATCATCAAGAATCCACAAAACATTGTCCGGGGCATTTTGGCACAAATACATACTTATGTTGTCGAAacaattttctgaaaaatgcaaatgtttCTATCCCAAATCTGATTAAACCTTTTCCATATTTTTTCATCGCCTTATTACCCAAAAAAATGATGATCATGACGTATCTTAAACTCCCGAAAAAGAGTGTtcctttaaaccaaatatattataaacttttgaaacattttaattcgataaataattcattaattgtctatattgtatatgtacatgtcgGTCTACTACTGTGAAACAGGATGAGATATAAAGCAGCTGTGTACATGCGGcgtttattaattttaattttcccATCTGTGCAGCTGATAAAATGGTTCATTGCATGTTTGCTATATTTGGATAGGgaatttgaattttatcaaaGGATGTCCATcaatatttgctttaaatgataaaGTGCTTCAGGTTAGAAACAATATTTCGAACTGTTTGTACGATAAGATAAAGCCTCTTAAACCCTCAAAAGTTTCTCCTATCGCGCACTGTTTTTAGAACATATTGTATCAGCATCAAAGAAAACTTCAAATTCGAACACTATGACATTGCCTTCAACAGAACATGGCGCAAACAAACATACTACATTCaattaatgttaaaactaaTATGTGTTTACTTGTCAATCATAAAGGCTTGTGTGATTGTTGTAAAAACGTACCCAGTTTAGAGATATGGCATTATTAGAATAGCGAATGCATCGGTTTGGTTCTCACAATTTCAGTTATCACGTGTGATTATGTTAGTTCTATGAAGTATCTATGCATGCATTTACACGTACTAATCTCATGTTGGTCATAATACATGTCTAGAGACAATGTGACCAGTTTATTAACGAACATATATAGAAATACCATGCGCGCAAGACAATCAGTTGAATAGTAGATAAATccttcaaatgaaaataatgaagattGCATCAGACAaagtgaaataaatgaacaagatgatataatcataacaaacacggaatttaaactttgatataatTGCCCTTCCATAGAAAATTGGCCAttctcatttatatttaaaattgaaaaacaatatgtacAATATGCTTCAAATGACATGTAGTTTAACATAAGTATTGCTATTGTGTTACTAATCTTTGATATTGTTatgtcaacaataaaaaaatcattcaaagttGTAACTTGTTCGTTACCACTTCAGATTAAATGATACAGTCTGTGCATCGAAAGATTACGCCAGAGAGATAATATTCAATGCAATATTTGCAATTGTATAATATATCTTTGAAATAATGATCCTGAGCTGTTGATTCATGATTATCGATGACCTTTGTGTTGTTTCTTGTATGTTTCTTCGGCGTGAATAATTTGATATCCCTGCCCGAGAGCCATTGATTCCTAATGCCCAGAATCATTGTGGCATGTGTGGCTTGATATCAGGTCCCCTGTGTTGTTGATTCCTTACCATCGATGCAAGTTGCATTGTCTCTTGTATGTTTTGATATCCGGTCCCCTGTGCTGTTAATGTCTGACCATCGGTGCCAGTTGCATTTTTGTGATTTGAGTTGAGACGTTTGGCCCAGTTGTATTGTGGCTTTTATGCATTGATATCCGGTTACTTGTACAGTTGTTTCGAGCTAGTCGGTTCCAGTTGTATTTTGGATTGTATGTTCCGAAATCTTGTCACCAGTGCCGTTGATTCGTGTCACCCGGCGCCAGTTCGAATGGGGATTGTATGATTTGATATCCGGTGACATGTACTGAAGGTTCTTTGTCATCGGTGCCAGTTATTATGGGTTATATGCTTTAACATCTGGTAACTTATTTAGTTTACTTATGACTGTCAGTGCAGGTTATATAGCGGCTTGTATGCTTTTATTTTCAGTAAGCCTTTTAGTTGTGACCATTGGTGCCATTTGTTTTGTTGCTTACATGCTTTGTAATCTGCTCTCCATGGCCTTTGAATTTACTGCAAGTTCTTGTGTGACCTGTATGGACCAATACCTTGTCATATGTGTTGTTTGCTGTTGATTCGTGACAATCGGTGCCAGTTGTACTGTTGCTTATATGCTTTGATATTTGGCCCCAATTCTTGACCACCCGTGCAAATTGTATTGTATGTTGTTTGCTTTAATATCCGGTCTTCTGTGCAGTTGATTTCTGACCATATGTGCAAGTTGTATCGTTGCCTGTATGCTAAATATGATATCTTAGCCGTTGATTCGTGCTTTTCGTTTCCAGTTGTATCTCGGCTTGTAGGTTTTCATATATAGTCAACAGTGCTCTTGCTTTGTGTAAATTGGTTCTAGTTGTATTGTGATTTGTTTGATATCTGTTAACATATGTAGTGGATTAATATATGTATCGATGACAGTTGTTTTGTTGCTGGTATGCTCTGACATCTGGTCCCATGTGACGTTGATTTCTGACATCGTAGCCATGTGTATTGTGGTTTATATGCTTTTGAATCCGATCCCCTGTGTCGTTGATTTTTCACCGTCTGTGCATGTTGGTTTGTTGCCCGTATGTTCCGATATCTGGCCATATGTGCCATTGATTCGTGACAAAGGGTGCTGAAGGAAGTCTTGTATGCATTGAAATCAGATCATCTGAGCAGTTAATTCATCACCATTGGTGCCAGTTGTATTCTGGTTGATATCCGGTTCTTTGTGCCGTTGATTCGTGGAGCTCTGTGCAAGTTGCATTGTGGCTTTTGTGGTTTATATCCAGTCCCCTATGCCATTGATTCGTGACAACCGGTTCCGTTTGTATTGTGGCTTGCATGTTCCGATATTTGGTGACCTGTGCGGTTGATTCGAGCGAATCGTTGCCAGCCGTAGTGTGCTCTGCATGCTTTGATATCTGCTGACCTGTGCCGTTTGATCGTGGCAATCAGTACCTGTTGTAATTTGCTTGTTTGCTTTCACACCCGGTGACCTGTGTCGTTGATACCTGACCATCGGTGAAACTTGTATTTTTGCTGGTATGCTTTGATAGCTTGTCCCCTGTTAATCGTTACCGTCGGTGCCATTTGTATTGTGGCTTGTATGCTTTGATTTCCGGTCCGTTGTTGGTTTGATTCATGATTATTTGTGCCAGATGTAATGAggcttatatgttttatatcctGGCCACTGTGTTGATTTGTTACCTTATGTGCATGTTGTTTTGTGCCCTGTATGTTCTGATATCTTATCACAAGTGCCGTTGATTCATGTTAATTGGTTCCAGTTGTATTTTGGCTTGTATGCTTTGATATCTGGTCCCTTGTGCTGTTGAATCGTTACCATCGATGAAAGATCTAATGATGTCCGTTTGCCTTTGATATAAGTTTAAGGGCATGCATGCCttattgtattttgatattttaaacgtatataaaatgtattgtggCTCGTATGTTATGCTATCCAATCCCCTGTGCCCATAATTTGTGACTATCTTGGTCATTTATATTGTGACTTGTTAGCTTTGATATTCGGTTCCCTGTGTCTTTGATTCGTGACTATCTTGGTcaattgtattgtaatttgtttGCTTTGATATCTGGTCCCTTGTGCCTATGATTCGTGACTATCTTGGCCATTTGTATTGTGATTTGTATGCTTTGATATCTGGTCCCCTGTGCCTATGATTCGCGACTATTTTGGTCATTTATATTGTGATTTGTATGTTATGCTATCCAGCCCCCTGTGCCCATAATTCGTGACTATCTTGGTTTTTATATTGTGATTTGTATCCTTTGATATCTGGTCCCCAGTGCCCATGATTCGTGACTATCTTGGTCATTTGTATTGTGACGTATATGCTTTTATACCTGGTCCCCTTTGCCTTTGATTCGTAACAATTTTGGTCATTTGTATTGAAAGTTGTATACTTGATATCTGATCACCTGTGCTATTGATTCGTGGACATTGTCGCAAGTATTTTTTTACGCTTTGATAACTGGCTCCAGGTGGTATAAATTTGTTCCTCTCAGTGTCAGGTTTATAATGACTTTGATATGATACTTGATTTGCTGTTGAATACTGAGTATCGATGTCATTGGAGTACATTTTGTAATTCTTGTTGTTAAACATCATTTCCTTGCTATGTTTTGTAACATATTTGTGGATATTGATGAGGAATATTCTTATGGCTGGCTCGAAAAGAATAGTGCTACTTGTTAGCAGTTCTACTTCCGTTCGATGTTTTggatttaatatttgaaatataattacgTAAAATGTTGTAAACTATGTTTATGATATCTTTATGAAGTTTTTTCTCGCGAGACGgtgacatatatttttgtatcacattaatttgatatattgaatgatatattttgtaatgaatcAAAATGTACTTAAATTTAAGTCTTCGGTAAAATGAAGATAGCAACTTGTATACTCAGCTTAAAGTAGAGGCCCGTTGATTTCATAaatgctgttttattttctgttagATTGTAATCAATTATTCACTTCCTTTTAGAGGCCGCATATGCTGAGTATAGTAATTTTGCACAAATATTAATAGTGTAAGATGAGGTAATGCTAGCACTAAACTATTGTTTATACTTGGAACCTAGTATCCGAACATATAAAGACTTGAAACTTGCCATTTTGGCTTaaagataaactttttatttaaaacatatttatcttcTTTTCAGTTTCTCAATATGTACTTGCAAAACTTCCTTGTATTTAAACGCAATTGGCTTTATCAGTAAAGCCGTATACTACACATAAACAAGCAGCCCACTTGAAatagcattttatcattttagtcGTACTTTGGCCTAACCTCAAGTACACATAGATATAACCAATTGAGATTGCAATCAAGGAGACAAAagcattcattaaatgaaacagCATGACTCATTGAAAAAATTATAATCCATGTTTGCATGCACCTGCGATAGCTCGGATCCCAACTTTACGAAAACGATAAaggaatgtttaaatattgctattttttgGAATGAGAATAATTCATGTGTATGTTATACAAtagctgtatttttttttcctaATACAATAGAAATATAACTCGACATTCTCGCTGTTGCATTATCTATTCTAACGCAAGATACGTTAGTTTTGAATCGGTGTCAATGCTATCATTTGCAACCAATCACAATGCTCCATAATTTTGTTCAGTGGCTGACAATATTTCGTTGAGAGATATTTGTTCTGCATTGACTTGCAACAGAATATAACTAGCTTTAACATATCAAAGATATCTTACTGATTGATTTTATTCAACAGAAGAGGGTGCATGTGTACCATATTCGACCTTCCGCTTCTCCTTCTTATGACAATTGATATAAGAAAATTCGGTTATTTAGTTTAATAGTTGACATTCTAAAGATAAACTTATAATGTACACTGTACTATCGAATAGTGAAATACTTTCACTGGGACAAGACACGAATACAATAACCTGATTAAAGGCACAAGGCAAGGTCCTAAACCAcaataattaagatttataaATGATGCTATGGTAAGACGCTTTACTTTTGACATGATTCACGTTGGGTTCGGTGTATATACTCGTACATATCGAGTCCGCGGGTGCTAGACCTCTGGTTGTGAAAGATGCATGTCTACTCACCGAACGAGTATGATATTCGAATAGGCAAACAACTAGTTGTCTATATAGATCAGAAATGCTCTTTGTTTAGTGATTATCCTCACGTTTCATTGAAtgccatgttcctgaatatttagATGTAAATTGGTGGCGTGAGTAAAAAAAGCTATGCATCTATAATCTGACAGGTGTTACCACTTATCGATTATAGCGACGCGAGAGAATTTCTTAGACAACACTCGTACAAGCATGACACTGAGTCATAAAAAGGTCAGTATGGAGATACATAACGGCCTGCTGTTTTTCACTGTTGAATACGGAAAAGTGAATTGATagatataataaacaaacatataaatagcacatcaaacataaaaacaacacataccgTTAACACACTCATCAAAATCGATTTACTGATAAATGATTCAattaccaccttggaacggtcagtgaagaACAGTACATTAAAGCTTTATTTTGTCAGTTTATTAATGCCAGGTGGAAACAAAATTGAGTTTCCAAAACACACACTAAAATAATCGAAAAGTGTGCAATGATTATAATTTTGGACACAAACATCCAACAATGATAAATGTACTGTACCGTACGACAGCATCGATTAATCATTACAAATAATTGATGAGAAAACATATGCTTATTATAGATCTAAactaaactgttttaaatttcgaacaagggagataactcgATTTATATACATCATTCAACAAAGCTCTTCGTAATGTCCGTTCGTAATGTGTCGTTTTTTTGTATAAGACAGCTGATTTATATTCTTAGCAAA
Coding sequences:
- the LOC128221142 gene encoding cartilage intermediate layer protein 1-like isoform X2 yields the protein MGTFHLTICLCAVFILFGNDVLGQKDVVLLLDSTDNGRSHNFDEEKRFASAVTERLFDPNVRIGLFTFGQNTYSQFTLDMYSNIRDMKQAILYMWYSTGNGPLEKAINTTIYEAFKTTNGDRICVSNTLLILSHSGFANATLNEETVKAIERKKVQVFVINMAGQNARDSFVDLTKNESRVVDASNWNELQSVSTKVSELLLSDVGSTGCGRLTQWESWTGCSRTCGHGFTFRTRQCHKDDPLDQDCDGEMSEHKECFLTDCTEPVEGKWAFWGDWGSCSKTCGTGSQQRTRTCTQPAPANGGKVCTGNSTQTRLCADYKCPDCNATCPAGAHRSQDCKLCECSSLTLYGQALNDNNETVKNAGIYLESSMYSPLATTDEFGLFEISGVCLMNERVFITAEHCADAHITPIEVNATHWTLPNFRLEVYVPPVFNVLPEAKIRMAGQNLVLCCKANGKPSPSNYKWYKDEMELGNVGMNGTLAIEDAKIEDSGKYKCSTETDAGISQSHNIDVTITANASDTCGMPLSKLETLPTGCVAESNNATVVDVRTCGSVNCMTSTLHDNGSCSDYWPHHCCSAKDVQQVRILCEGFSYITTTITSCECKQCFFKSVVTGRAFGRIDGIEVPLQLGEIIINGKIFAQTSMAGFFKFELSKGIRRIVATFHDETFKKFADVTKIIQIKEGSTTFATIVVPPKPTPLPFHADNGTEIHLGGSADLPPAAKLAIQPNSIVTPDGKPFKGKVQAALHFVDPRKRNDIEAANGEFESEAPDGSKVPLKTFGMFQLGMTDENGTDLSVNKPLKFSLDASLFDVPVDENGDPLLALWTYDSNKGTWVEIAKMRKEITNIGGRKLLGAGTYVVDYHPRDIPRLSQFNERVERKIIGYTNCDHSVPIYETTVIREPRAGACFVSVSVYTDLSLKEAYDGGDVAINTYVQDPHTLTYLGYTSTIVLKNGHACIPIFCQKRVYIHVVRNSKERFYTGKHFLPHPGVISQTKDNEILFVSNDFGSQFDKSSYDPNTIFKGPVFQLKDENMCGRLKATDKHFTFKFAPFTKSPTLHFANGPLNFNKKLAWYPMAPSSTTFRSCYMKVLIKMNNTYGLRVIAKSYLEHAKGDEFGSHDVGPNPDPKTDNKYVRGACFEFRCPGLIHIGDTKLTNLSTAVEVRLVGLENKTCQIRNNHVGSDVQPIQQTGKGAVGFTFIAEAGNNYGPKYGVFVADKPAKETEQYCNSGVDSGSQLDGIMNPLHNPAVEFECS